In a single window of the Streptomyces sp. NBC_00285 genome:
- a CDS encoding FdhF/YdeP family oxidoreductase has product MATKPPKGDPVQDAPQVTEPKHAAAGLPAIGHTLRIAQQQMGVKRTALTLLRVNQKDGFDCPGCAWPEPEHRHAAEFCENGAKAVAEEATLRRVTPEFFAAHPVADLANRSGYWLGQQGRLTHPMYVPEGGTHYEPISWERAFDIVAEEIAALDSPDESVFYTSGRTSNEAAFLYQLFARELGTNNLPDCSNMCHESSGSALSETIGIGKGSVLLDDLYKADLIIVAGQNPGTNHPRMLSALEKAKSNGAKIISVNPLPEAGLERFKNPQTPQGMLKGASLTDQFLQIRIGGDQALFRLLNKLILQTQGAVDETFVREHTHGYEEFAEAAGAADWDETLTATGLTRAEIEETLAMVLASERTIVCWAMGLTQHKHSVPTIREVVNFLLLRGNIGRPGAGVCPVRGHSNVQGDRTMGIFERPAPAFLDALEKEFGFAPPREHGFDVVRAIRALRDGEAKVFFAMGGNFVSASPDTDVTEAAMRRARLTVHVSTKLNRSHAVTGARALILPTLGRTERDLQSGGEQFVTVEDSMGMVHASRGRLEPASGQLRSEPAIVCRLARRVLGENSRTPWEEFEKDYATIRDRIARVIPGFEDFNARVAHPGGFTLPHAPRDERRFPTATGKANFTAAPVEYPALPAGRLLLQTLRSHDQYNTTIYGLDDRYRGIKNGRRVVLVNPEDAQQLHLADGSYVDLVSEWKDGVERRAPGFRVVHYPTARGCAAAYYPETNVLVPLDATADTSNTPASKSVVVRLEQSTTD; this is encoded by the coding sequence ATGGCCACGAAGCCGCCCAAGGGTGATCCGGTTCAGGACGCTCCTCAGGTCACCGAACCGAAGCACGCGGCGGCGGGACTGCCCGCCATCGGGCACACACTGCGCATCGCGCAGCAGCAGATGGGTGTGAAGCGCACCGCCCTGACCCTGCTGCGCGTCAACCAGAAGGACGGCTTCGACTGCCCGGGCTGCGCCTGGCCGGAGCCGGAACACCGCCACGCGGCGGAGTTCTGCGAGAACGGCGCGAAGGCGGTCGCCGAGGAAGCCACCCTGCGCCGGGTCACCCCGGAGTTCTTCGCCGCGCACCCCGTCGCCGACCTGGCGAACAGAAGCGGCTACTGGCTGGGCCAGCAGGGGCGGCTCACCCACCCCATGTACGTCCCCGAGGGCGGCACTCACTACGAACCCATCAGCTGGGAGCGTGCCTTCGACATCGTCGCCGAGGAGATCGCCGCCCTCGACTCCCCCGACGAGTCCGTCTTCTACACCTCGGGACGCACCAGCAACGAGGCCGCGTTCCTCTACCAGCTCTTCGCCCGCGAGCTCGGCACGAACAACCTGCCGGACTGCTCCAACATGTGCCACGAGTCGTCCGGTTCGGCGCTGAGCGAGACCATCGGCATCGGCAAGGGCAGCGTCCTGCTCGACGACCTCTACAAGGCCGACCTGATCATCGTCGCCGGACAGAACCCGGGGACCAACCACCCCCGCATGCTGTCCGCGCTGGAGAAGGCCAAGTCGAACGGCGCGAAGATCATCAGCGTCAACCCGCTGCCCGAGGCCGGCCTGGAGCGCTTCAAGAACCCGCAGACCCCCCAGGGCATGCTCAAGGGCGCCTCCCTCACCGATCAGTTCCTCCAGATCCGCATCGGCGGCGACCAGGCCCTCTTCCGCCTCCTCAACAAGCTGATCCTCCAGACGCAGGGCGCCGTCGACGAGACCTTCGTCCGCGAACACACCCACGGCTACGAGGAGTTCGCCGAGGCCGCAGGCGCCGCCGACTGGGACGAGACGCTCACCGCGACCGGCCTCACCCGCGCGGAGATCGAGGAAACCCTCGCCATGGTCCTCGCCTCCGAGCGGACCATCGTCTGCTGGGCCATGGGCCTCACCCAGCACAAGCACTCCGTGCCGACCATCCGCGAGGTCGTCAACTTCCTCCTCCTGCGCGGCAACATCGGCCGCCCCGGCGCCGGCGTCTGCCCGGTCCGCGGCCACTCCAACGTCCAGGGCGACCGCACCATGGGCATCTTCGAGCGCCCCGCACCCGCCTTCCTGGACGCCCTGGAGAAGGAGTTCGGCTTCGCCCCGCCGCGCGAGCACGGCTTCGACGTCGTCCGCGCCATCCGCGCCCTGCGCGACGGCGAGGCCAAGGTCTTCTTCGCCATGGGCGGCAACTTCGTCTCCGCCTCCCCCGACACCGACGTCACCGAGGCCGCCATGCGGCGCGCCAGGCTGACCGTGCACGTCTCGACCAAGCTCAACCGCTCGCACGCCGTCACAGGCGCGCGTGCCCTGATCCTGCCCACTCTGGGCCGCACCGAGCGCGACCTCCAGAGCGGCGGCGAGCAGTTCGTGACCGTCGAGGACTCCATGGGCATGGTGCACGCCTCCCGCGGCCGCCTGGAGCCCGCGAGCGGACAACTGCGGTCCGAGCCCGCCATCGTGTGCCGGCTGGCCCGCCGGGTCCTGGGCGAGAACAGCCGCACACCCTGGGAGGAGTTCGAGAAGGACTACGCGACGATACGAGACCGGATAGCCCGCGTCATACCCGGCTTCGAGGACTTCAACGCGCGCGTGGCCCACCCCGGCGGCTTCACCCTGCCGCACGCCCCGCGCGACGAACGCCGCTTTCCCACCGCCACCGGCAAGGCCAACTTCACCGCCGCACCCGTCGAGTACCCCGCACTGCCCGCAGGCCGCCTGCTGCTGCAGACACTGCGCTCCCACGACCAGTACAACACCACGATCTACGGCCTCGACGACCGCTACCGGGGCATCAAGAACGGCCGCCGCGTGGTCCTGGTCAACCCCGAGGACGCGCAGCAGCTCCACCTCGCCGACGGCTCGTACGTCGACCTCGTCAGCGAATGGAAGGACGGCGTGGAACGACGGGCGCCCGGCTTCCGGGTCGTGCACTACCCGACCGCACGGGGCTGCGCGGCCGCGTACTACCCCGAGACCAACGTCCTCGTACCGCTCGACGCCACCGCCGACACCAGCAACACCCCGGCCAGCAAGTCCGTCGTCGTGCGTCTGGAACAATCGACAACCGACTGA
- a CDS encoding PaaI family thioesterase, whose amino-acid sequence MGEQQHVTFPQEVIDEYAALGVDLVAMFSAGHLGTRMGVQIIEASADRVVGTMPVEGNTQPYGLLHGGASAVLAETLGSVGAMLHAGSSKIAVGVDLNCTHHRGARSGLVTGVATPVHQGRSTATYEVVISDEEGRRVCTARLTCLLRDAPAR is encoded by the coding sequence ATGGGCGAGCAGCAGCACGTCACCTTCCCCCAAGAAGTCATCGATGAGTACGCCGCACTCGGCGTCGACCTCGTCGCCATGTTCTCCGCCGGGCACCTGGGCACCCGCATGGGCGTCCAGATCATCGAGGCCTCCGCCGACCGGGTCGTCGGCACCATGCCCGTCGAGGGCAACACCCAGCCCTACGGACTGCTCCACGGCGGCGCCTCCGCCGTACTCGCCGAGACCCTCGGATCCGTCGGCGCCATGCTGCACGCCGGAAGCTCGAAGATCGCCGTGGGCGTCGACCTGAACTGCACCCACCACCGCGGAGCCCGCTCAGGACTGGTGACCGGAGTCGCCACACCCGTGCACCAAGGACGCTCCACCGCGACCTACGAGGTCGTCATCAGCGACGAGGAAGGACGACGGGTCTGCACCGCCCGCCTGACCTGCCTGCTGCGCGACGCCCCCGCCCGCTAG
- a CDS encoding branched-chain amino acid ABC transporter substrate-binding protein, giving the protein MVILTSVMATGALTLTACGSRDDKGGSSDNGGTTTLTIGVDAPLSGENSTTGLGIQYGAQIAVDDANKAKLVPGVTFKLKAFDDKAQPATGQSNATAITGDKTAVGAVGPLNSGVAQTMQQVFASANMVEISPSNTNPALTQGKNWQTDKKRPYKTYFRTATTDELQGSFAADYAYNGLKKKKVFVVDDKQTYGAGLAKIFNEQFKKLGGAVVGTDHVNTGDKDYGSLVTKIKTSGADLLYYGGQYDESALITKQMKDGGVKIPLFGGDGMFASTYIEAGGTETEGDLATAVGVPADTLPAAKTFIETYKSKGYKGDYGAYGAYSYDATTAIIKAVKAAVDANGGKVPTDINALRSSVVDGVQKSDFEGISGKVSFDQYGDTTNKQLTVYQVTKGAWKAVKTGTANLG; this is encoded by the coding sequence TTGGTGATTCTCACCTCCGTCATGGCGACGGGGGCTTTGACGCTCACCGCCTGTGGCTCCCGAGACGACAAGGGCGGCAGCAGCGACAACGGGGGCACCACCACCCTCACCATCGGCGTGGACGCCCCGCTGTCCGGCGAGAACTCCACCACCGGTCTCGGCATCCAGTACGGCGCTCAGATCGCCGTCGACGACGCCAACAAGGCCAAGCTCGTCCCCGGCGTCACCTTCAAGCTGAAGGCCTTCGACGACAAGGCGCAGCCGGCCACCGGCCAGTCCAACGCCACCGCCATCACCGGCGACAAGACCGCCGTCGGCGCTGTCGGCCCCCTGAACTCCGGCGTCGCCCAGACGATGCAGCAGGTGTTCGCCTCGGCCAACATGGTCGAGATCTCCCCCTCGAACACCAACCCCGCCCTGACCCAGGGCAAGAACTGGCAGACGGACAAGAAGCGTCCCTACAAGACGTACTTCCGCACCGCCACCACCGACGAACTGCAGGGCAGCTTCGCCGCCGACTACGCGTACAACGGCCTCAAGAAGAAGAAGGTCTTCGTCGTCGACGACAAGCAGACCTACGGCGCCGGCCTCGCCAAGATCTTCAACGAGCAGTTCAAGAAGCTCGGCGGCGCCGTGGTCGGCACCGACCACGTCAACACCGGCGACAAGGACTACGGCTCCCTCGTCACCAAGATCAAGACCTCCGGCGCCGACCTCCTCTACTACGGCGGCCAGTACGACGAATCCGCGCTGATCACCAAGCAGATGAAGGACGGCGGAGTCAAGATCCCGCTCTTCGGCGGCGACGGCATGTTCGCCTCCACCTACATCGAGGCCGGCGGCACCGAGACCGAAGGCGACCTCGCCACCGCGGTCGGCGTCCCCGCGGACACCCTGCCCGCCGCGAAGACCTTCATCGAGACCTACAAGTCCAAGGGCTACAAGGGTGACTACGGCGCCTACGGCGCGTACTCCTACGACGCCACCACCGCCATCATCAAGGCAGTGAAGGCCGCAGTCGACGCCAACGGCGGCAAGGTCCCCACCGACATCAACGCCCTGCGCTCCTCCGTCGTCGACGGCGTCCAGAAGTCCGACTTCGAAGGCATCTCCGGCAAGGTCTCCTTCGACCAGTACGGCGACACGACCAACAAGCAGCTCACCGTCTACCAGGTCACCAAGGGCGCGTGGAAGGCTGTGAAGACCGGCACCGCCAACCTCGGCTGA
- a CDS encoding branched-chain amino acid ABC transporter permease, which translates to MNTLPQQLANGLLLGSMYGLIAIGYTMVYGIVQLINFAHGEIFMTGAFGAFTVYFYILPDGISMAVAVPLMLVGGGLVAVLMAVGAERFAYRPLRGAPRLAPLITAIGLSLALQEVVRNFYPGADRAVAFPGLDNTHDIGSITIKDADIFLVVAAVVCMSGLAFFVRKSRTGRAMQATAQDPDTAQLMGIDTNRIIVIAFAIGGFFAAVAAVAYGLKYGSIDYRMGFLMGLKAFTAAVLGGIGNIYGAMLGGLVLGVAETLASAYIDGIPGMDKLGGQSWANVWAFALLIIVLLVRPQGLLGERVADRA; encoded by the coding sequence GTGAACACCCTGCCGCAGCAGCTGGCCAACGGGCTGCTTCTAGGCTCGATGTACGGGCTGATCGCCATCGGCTACACGATGGTGTACGGCATCGTCCAGCTCATCAACTTCGCGCACGGCGAGATCTTCATGACCGGGGCCTTCGGCGCCTTCACGGTCTACTTCTACATCCTCCCCGACGGCATCTCCATGGCCGTCGCCGTCCCCCTCATGCTCGTCGGCGGCGGACTCGTCGCCGTCCTCATGGCGGTCGGAGCGGAACGGTTCGCCTACCGGCCCCTGCGCGGAGCACCACGGCTCGCACCACTCATCACCGCGATCGGCCTCTCCCTGGCGCTCCAGGAAGTCGTCCGCAACTTCTACCCCGGCGCCGACCGCGCCGTCGCCTTCCCCGGCCTCGACAACACCCACGACATCGGCTCCATCACCATCAAGGACGCCGACATCTTCCTCGTCGTCGCCGCCGTCGTCTGCATGTCCGGCCTCGCCTTCTTCGTCCGCAAGTCCCGCACCGGCCGCGCCATGCAGGCCACCGCACAGGACCCGGACACCGCACAGCTCATGGGCATCGACACCAACCGCATCATCGTCATCGCCTTCGCCATCGGCGGCTTCTTCGCCGCCGTCGCCGCCGTCGCCTACGGCCTCAAATACGGCAGCATCGACTACCGCATGGGCTTCCTGATGGGCCTCAAGGCCTTCACCGCAGCAGTCCTCGGCGGCATCGGCAACATCTACGGCGCCATGCTCGGCGGCCTCGTCCTCGGCGTCGCAGAAACCCTCGCCTCCGCCTACATCGACGGCATCCCCGGCATGGACAAACTCGGCGGACAGAGCTGGGCCAACGTCTGGGCCTTCGCGCTCCTCATCATCGTTCTCCTCGTCAGACCACAAGGCCTACTCGGCGAACGCGTCGCGGACAGGGCGTGA
- a CDS encoding branched-chain amino acid ABC transporter permease: MTDTTTRRLIPLPPTAARALLLAGGIATAVSAFLAWTWTSEFPGDLTISGYPGGLQWLTLIAGLLTTLFALAAYGTPGLRGLIPARNNAPLVLTALGAFGVTWYTVISIAAELGGLANLEPGAWIAAIASLLPVIGALALPEHGTANTDALLKAYIAKPDHIPAGPPLSPWVERALITVATIIGLAVFTYGIDTEYGELFIGYLIVVVFAVWALHTAGLMDRFSATVARNRSFTLAMGFAAAIAFPFTQTDDHYANIGVNILIFGTVALGLNIVVGLAGLLDLGYVAFLGVGAYTAALVSGSEFSRFSGVHFPFWLAAITGAAASLLFGVLIGAPTLRLRGDYLAIVTLGFGEIFRIAVNNMDGESGPNITNGPNGIPAIPDLNLLGFDLGKAHDIGGITLGRFANYYLLMVLIMAIVVLVYTRAADSRIGRSWIAIREDETAATAMGINGFRVKLIAFALGASLAGLAGTVSAHVTYSVVPTPYQFAGSTPPNSAFLLAAVVLGGMGTVAGPLLGAALLYLLPEKLVFLQDKSLLAFGIALILLMRFRPEGIIANRRRQLEFHETGQLDVPDTTTLTGQPATVTKAGA; encoded by the coding sequence ATGACCGACACCACCACCCGACGCCTCATCCCGCTCCCCCCCACGGCCGCCCGCGCACTCCTCCTCGCCGGAGGCATCGCCACCGCCGTCTCCGCCTTCCTCGCCTGGACCTGGACCAGCGAGTTCCCAGGCGACCTCACGATCTCCGGCTACCCCGGCGGCCTCCAATGGCTGACCCTCATCGCCGGCCTCCTCACCACACTCTTCGCCCTCGCCGCCTACGGCACCCCAGGACTCCGCGGACTCATCCCCGCCCGCAACAACGCACCACTCGTCCTCACCGCACTCGGCGCCTTCGGCGTCACCTGGTACACCGTCATCTCCATCGCCGCAGAACTCGGCGGACTCGCCAACCTCGAACCCGGCGCCTGGATCGCGGCCATCGCCTCCCTCCTCCCCGTCATCGGCGCACTCGCCCTCCCCGAGCACGGCACCGCCAACACCGACGCGCTCCTCAAGGCATACATCGCCAAACCCGACCACATCCCCGCCGGCCCACCCCTCAGCCCCTGGGTGGAACGCGCACTCATCACCGTCGCCACGATCATCGGCCTCGCCGTCTTCACCTACGGCATCGACACCGAATACGGCGAACTCTTCATCGGCTACCTCATCGTCGTCGTCTTCGCCGTCTGGGCCCTGCACACCGCAGGCCTCATGGACCGCTTCTCCGCAACCGTCGCCCGCAACCGCAGCTTCACGCTCGCCATGGGCTTCGCCGCCGCGATCGCGTTCCCCTTCACCCAGACCGACGACCACTACGCCAACATCGGCGTCAACATCCTGATCTTCGGCACCGTCGCCCTCGGCCTCAACATCGTCGTCGGCCTCGCCGGACTCCTCGACCTCGGATACGTCGCCTTCCTCGGCGTCGGCGCCTACACCGCCGCCCTCGTCTCCGGCTCCGAGTTCTCCCGCTTCTCCGGCGTCCACTTCCCCTTCTGGCTCGCCGCCATCACCGGCGCCGCCGCATCCCTCCTCTTCGGCGTCCTCATCGGCGCCCCCACCCTGCGGCTACGCGGCGACTACCTCGCCATCGTCACCCTCGGCTTCGGAGAGATCTTCCGCATCGCCGTCAACAACATGGACGGCGAATCCGGCCCCAACATCACCAACGGGCCCAACGGCATCCCCGCCATCCCCGACCTCAACCTCCTCGGGTTCGACCTCGGCAAAGCCCACGACATCGGCGGCATCACCCTCGGCCGCTTCGCCAACTACTACCTGCTGATGGTCCTCATCATGGCCATCGTCGTCCTCGTCTACACCCGCGCCGCCGACTCCCGCATCGGCCGCTCCTGGATCGCCATCCGCGAAGACGAAACCGCCGCCACCGCCATGGGCATCAACGGCTTCCGCGTCAAACTCATCGCCTTCGCCCTCGGCGCCTCCCTCGCCGGCCTCGCCGGCACCGTCAGCGCCCACGTCACCTACAGCGTCGTCCCGACGCCGTACCAGTTCGCAGGCTCGACACCCCCCAACTCCGCCTTCCTCCTCGCCGCAGTCGTCCTCGGCGGCATGGGCACAGTCGCAGGCCCACTCCTCGGCGCAGCACTCCTCTACCTGCTCCCGGAAAAGCTCGTCTTCCTCCAGGACAAGTCACTGCTCGCCTTCGGCATCGCCCTCATCCTGCTGATGCGCTTCCGGCCCGAAGGCATCATCGCCAACCGCCGCCGCCAACTCGAATTCCACGAGACCGGCCAACTCGACGTACCCGACACCACCACACTGACCGGCCAACCAGCCACCGTGACCAAGGCGGGGGCATGA
- a CDS encoding ABC transporter ATP-binding protein, whose amino-acid sequence MTTPTTPVLEARNVTMRFGGLTAVRSVDFTVNAGEIVGLIGPNGAGKTTFFNCLTGLYVPTEGTVSYKGTILPPKPHLVTQAGIARTFQNIRLFANMTVLENVLVGRHTRTKEGLWSALLRGPGFKKAEKASEERSMELLEFIGLESKRDHLARNLPYGEQRKLEIARALASEPGLLLLDEPTAGMNPQETRATEELVFAIRDKGVAVLLIEHDMRFVFNLSDRVAVLVQGEKLVEGTSEVVQADERVIAAYLGEPFEGDPGAAEAAEVEAAEAQSTTSTKGEGQ is encoded by the coding sequence ATGACAACACCGACCACACCCGTACTCGAAGCCCGCAACGTCACCATGCGCTTCGGCGGACTCACCGCAGTCCGCTCCGTCGACTTCACCGTCAACGCAGGCGAAATCGTCGGCCTCATCGGACCCAACGGCGCAGGCAAAACAACCTTCTTCAACTGCCTCACCGGCCTCTACGTCCCCACCGAAGGAACCGTCTCCTACAAAGGAACGATCCTTCCCCCCAAGCCCCACCTCGTCACCCAGGCCGGAATCGCCCGCACCTTCCAGAACATCCGCCTCTTCGCCAACATGACGGTCCTCGAAAACGTCCTCGTCGGCCGCCACACCCGCACCAAAGAAGGCCTCTGGTCAGCCCTCCTACGCGGGCCCGGCTTCAAGAAGGCGGAGAAGGCCAGCGAAGAACGCTCCATGGAACTCCTCGAGTTCATCGGCCTCGAAAGTAAACGCGACCACCTCGCACGCAACCTCCCCTACGGCGAACAACGCAAGCTCGAAATCGCCCGCGCACTCGCCAGCGAACCCGGCCTGCTCCTCCTCGACGAACCCACCGCCGGCATGAACCCCCAGGAGACACGAGCCACCGAAGAGCTCGTCTTCGCCATCCGGGACAAGGGCGTCGCCGTCCTCCTCATCGAGCACGACATGCGCTTCGTCTTCAACCTCAGCGACCGCGTCGCCGTCCTCGTCCAAGGCGAAAAACTCGTCGAAGGCACCTCCGAAGTCGTCCAGGCCGACGAACGCGTCATCGCCGCCTACCTCGGAGAACCCTTCGAAGGCGACCCCGGCGCAGCCGAAGCCGCCGAAGTCGAGGCAGCCGAAGCACAAAGCACCACCAGCACCAAGGGAGAAGGCCAGTGA
- a CDS encoding ABC transporter ATP-binding protein, protein MTALLEVEDLRVSYGKIEAVKGISFSVEAGQVVTLIGTNGAGKTTTLRTLSGLLKPTSGKILFDGKPLKGVPAHKIVSFGLAHSPEGRHIFPRLTIFENLQLGAFLRKDKEGIEKDIQRAYDLFPILGERRNQAAGTLSGGEQQMLAMGRALMSQPKLLMLDEPSMGLSPIMMQKIMATIIELKSQGTTILLVEQNAQAALSLADQGHVMEIGTIALSGTGQDLLHDESVRKAYLGED, encoded by the coding sequence GTGACCGCACTCCTCGAAGTCGAGGACCTCCGCGTCTCCTACGGCAAGATCGAAGCCGTCAAAGGCATCTCCTTCAGCGTCGAAGCCGGCCAGGTCGTCACCCTCATCGGCACCAACGGCGCCGGCAAGACCACGACACTCCGCACCCTCTCCGGACTCCTCAAGCCCACCTCCGGAAAGATCCTCTTCGACGGCAAACCCCTCAAAGGCGTCCCCGCCCACAAGATCGTCTCCTTCGGACTCGCCCACTCCCCCGAAGGCCGGCACATCTTCCCGCGCCTCACCATCTTCGAAAACCTCCAACTCGGAGCCTTCCTCAGAAAAGACAAAGAAGGCATCGAAAAGGACATCCAGCGCGCCTACGACCTCTTCCCCATCCTCGGAGAACGCCGCAACCAAGCAGCAGGCACACTCTCCGGCGGCGAACAGCAGATGCTCGCCATGGGCCGCGCGCTCATGTCCCAGCCCAAGCTCCTGATGCTCGACGAACCCTCCATGGGGCTGTCGCCCATCATGATGCAGAAAATCATGGCCACCATCATCGAACTCAAGTCCCAGGGCACGACGATCCTCCTCGTCGAACAAAACGCCCAAGCGGCCCTCTCACTCGCCGACCAAGGCCACGTCATGGAAATCGGCACCATCGCCCTCTCCGGCACCGGACAGGACCTGCTGCACGACGAATCCGTACGCAAGGCCTACCTCGGCGAAGACTGA
- a CDS encoding ANTAR domain-containing response regulator has translation MTAPESPQPVDAPDDDKSHVPPLTTRVVIAEDEALIRLDLKEMLEEEGYSVVGEAGDGERAVELAREHRPDLVILDVKMPKLDGISAAEKIAEERIAPVLMLTAFSQRDLVERARDAGAMAYLVKPFSKSDVVPAIEMAVSRFTELRELENEVADLTLRLETRKLVDRAKSILQTSYGLTEPAAFRWIQKTSMDRRMSMQQVAEAVILDADEKKAGKG, from the coding sequence GTGACCGCCCCCGAGTCGCCCCAGCCCGTAGACGCGCCCGACGACGACAAGTCGCACGTGCCTCCGCTGACGACCCGTGTCGTCATTGCCGAGGACGAGGCGCTGATTCGTCTCGATCTCAAGGAGATGCTGGAGGAGGAGGGCTACAGCGTCGTAGGTGAGGCCGGTGACGGTGAGCGGGCTGTGGAGCTTGCCCGTGAGCACAGGCCGGACCTTGTGATCCTCGATGTGAAGATGCCCAAGCTGGACGGCATCTCCGCTGCGGAGAAGATCGCCGAGGAGCGGATCGCTCCGGTGTTGATGCTCACGGCGTTCTCGCAGCGGGATCTGGTGGAGCGGGCGAGGGACGCCGGTGCGATGGCGTATCTGGTGAAGCCGTTCAGTAAGAGTGATGTGGTGCCGGCGATCGAGATGGCGGTTTCTCGGTTCACGGAGTTGCGGGAGTTGGAGAACGAGGTTGCTGATCTCACTCTGCGGCTGGAGACGCGCAAGTTGGTGGATCGGGCGAAGTCGATCCTGCAGACGTCGTACGGGCTGACTGAGCCGGCTGCGTTCCGGTGGATTCAGAAGACGTCGATGGATCGTCGTATGTCGATGCAGCAGGTTGCGGAGGCGGTCATTCTGGATGCCGACGAGAAGAAGGCCGGCAAGGGCTGA
- a CDS encoding helix-turn-helix domain-containing protein — MYDVSTRKRALALVAQGRSLNSVSRQTGISRAAIRSWQQRLEPLPRIASPDPGPPSDNQAYSYLLGLYLGDGCISAHPRSAGYYLRIACADAWPGLIQMCREAITQVRPGIGVYAVQSEGYRMVTSYSRHWPNLFPQHGPGKKHERVIALEPWQQEIVDAHPWEFIRGLIHSDGCRITNWTTRLVAGKEKRYEYPRYFFTNLSGDVMRLFTDTLDQVGVDWKLANARNISIARKASVALMDAHVGPKH, encoded by the coding sequence ATGTACGACGTCAGCACACGCAAGCGAGCCCTCGCACTGGTAGCACAGGGTCGCAGCCTGAATTCCGTCAGCCGACAAACGGGAATCTCACGAGCCGCAATCCGATCCTGGCAACAACGCCTTGAGCCGTTACCGCGTATCGCATCCCCGGACCCTGGACCACCCTCCGACAATCAGGCCTACTCCTATCTGCTGGGCCTCTACCTGGGCGACGGCTGCATCAGTGCACACCCGCGTAGCGCCGGCTACTACCTCCGCATCGCGTGCGCCGATGCCTGGCCCGGTCTCATCCAGATGTGCCGTGAAGCCATCACCCAAGTTCGCCCGGGTATTGGGGTCTACGCCGTTCAAAGTGAGGGCTACAGGATGGTGACCAGCTACTCACGCCACTGGCCAAATCTCTTCCCCCAGCACGGCCCTGGCAAGAAGCATGAGCGCGTCATCGCCCTCGAACCCTGGCAGCAGGAGATCGTCGACGCGCACCCCTGGGAGTTCATCCGCGGCCTCATCCACTCCGACGGCTGCCGCATCACCAACTGGACGACCCGCCTCGTAGCCGGCAAGGAGAAGCGCTACGAATACCCGCGGTACTTCTTCACCAACCTGTCGGGCGACGTCATGCGGCTCTTCACCGACACCCTTGACCAGGTGGGTGTCGACTGGAAGTTGGCAAATGCTCGCAACATCTCCATCGCCCGCAAAGCCTCAGTGGCCCTGATGGACGCCCATGTAGGGCCGAAACACTGA